A region from the Melanotaenia boesemani isolate fMelBoe1 chromosome 11, fMelBoe1.pri, whole genome shotgun sequence genome encodes:
- the ubl4a gene encoding ubiquitin-like protein 4A encodes MILTVKPLQGKECSVQVTEDEKVSTVKKLVSERLNIPANQQRLLFKGKALADEHRLSDYSIGPEAKLNLVIRPVGEKTAASGVAAGSSSNMSMQGGVWQVVSTILARHFSPADAAKVHEQLIKDYERSLRQLSLDDIERLAGRLLHPDGEAMDTSYMD; translated from the exons ATGATTCTTACAGTGAAACCACTCCAAGGAAAGGAGTGCAGTGTACAG GTGACTGAGGATGAAAAGGTCTCAACAGTGAAGAAGCTAGTGTCTGAGCGACTGAACATACCCGCAAACCAGCAGCGGTTACTGTTCAAAGGGAAAGCACTCGCAG ATGAACACAGACTAAGTGATTACTCCATCGGACCTGAGGCTAAATTGAATCTGGTTATCCGTCCTGTGGGGGAGAAAACTGCAGCCTCTGGGGTGGCTgctggcagcagcagcaacatgaGCATGCAGGGAGGAGTGTGGCAGGTTGTGTCCACTATACTTGCAAGACATTTCAGTCCAGCAGATGCAGCAAAAGTACACGAACAGCTGATTAAg GACTATGAACGATCACTTCGACAGCTTAGCCTAGATGACATTGAGCGCTTGGCAGGAAGGTTGCTTCATCCGGATGGAGAGGCCATGGATACCTCATACATGGACTAA
- the acsl2 gene encoding long-chain-fatty-acid--CoA ligase 1: MHLQEWLQLLCSHTGLKGSESEDLWSLLPSLPSFSLSTSSLLGLGALASLTAYWLVTRPRPMHPPCDLQAQSVAINGDPNCRRSALLKDENLLEFYYDDIRTAYDMFQRGVKITGNGPCLGFRKPGQPYEWISYTEVAQKAQWLGCGLIAKGCQLNTQQFIGIFAQNRPEWIITEVACYTYSMVLVPLYDTLGMEAMVHITNLAEMTVVICDREERATSLLENKEKGLTPKISCLVLFTDFSQAFAERAGKCEVEVLKLEQILDLGRQNLKDPVPPQPQDLAVVCFTSGTTGKPKGAMITHGNIASNASSVIKILEGSFTFQQGDVSISYLPLAHMFERMIQLSLFTFGARVGFYQGDITLLMDDMKTLKPTFFPVVPRILNRIYDKILGSVTSPFGRALLHFAVRRKQAELRSGIMRNNSLWDKLVFNKIQASLGGNLRFALTASAPISSTVLSFLRATLGCLIFEGYGQTECTGGCTFSLPGDASTGHVGAPLPCAMVRLEDIPDMNYFAKNRQGEICVRGPSVFKGYLKDPEKTAEALDSDGWLHTGDVGQWLPNGTLRIIDRKKNIFKLSQGEYIAPEKIENIYVRSVPVFQVFVHGDSLQSYLIGIVVPDREVFVDWAKEQGFVGSYQELCQNPDVKNAVLEDMRAVGKEAGLKSFEQVKDLYLHPDMFSVANGLLTPTLKSRRTDIQKVFQQQLSSMYNKTAS; the protein is encoded by the exons ATGCATTTACAGGAGTGGCTGCAGTTACTGTGCTCCCACACAGGACTTAAAGGCTCTGAGTCTGAGGACCTGTGGAGTCTTCTGCCATCCCTGCCATCCTTCTCCCTCTCTACCTCCTCTTTGCTGGGTTTAGGGGCCCTGGCTTCTCTCACTGCATACTGGCTGGTGACCCGTCCTCGACCCATGCATCCTCCCTGTGACCTGCAGGCCCAGTCTGTTGCCATCAAT GGAGATCCCAACTGCAGGAGATCTGCTCTTCTGAAAGATGAAAATCTGCTGGAGTTTTACTATGATGACATTAGGACGGCTTACGACATGTTCCAGAGGGGCGTTAAGATCACAG GAAATGGCCCGTGTCTTGGCTTCAGGAAGCCAGGCCAACCCTACGAGTGGATCTCTTACACTGAG GTGGCTCAGAAGGCACAGTGGCTTGGCTGTGGCCTGATCGCGAAGGGCTGTCAACTGAATACGCAACAATTTATTGGGATATTCGCACAAAACAGGCCTGAG TGGATCATTACAGAGGTGGCCTGCTATACTTACTCCATGGTGCTGGTGCCTCTGTATGACACACTTGGGATGGAGGCAATGGTCCATATTACCAACCTTG CCGAGATGACAGTGGTGATTTGTGACCGGGAGGAGAGGGCGACATCTTTGCTGGAGAACAAGGAGAAAGGCTTGACTCCAAAGATCTCCTGTCTGGTTCTCTTTACCGACTTCAGCCAAGCCTTTGCAGAGAGGGCGGGGAAGTGCGAGGTGGAGGTTTTGAAACTGGAACAGATCTTG GACCTGGGAAGGCAGAACCTCAAAGATCCTGTG CCGCCCCAGCCACAGGATCTGGCAGTGGTTTGTTTCACCAGTGGAACCACAG GAAAGCCCAAAGGAGCCATGATCACCCACGGCAACATCGCCTCCAATGCTTCCTCTGTCATTAAGATCCTGGAG GGTTCATTTACATTCCAACAAGGGGATGTGTCGATCTCTTACCTGCCGCTTGCCCACATGTTTGAGAGGATGATTCAG CTGTCACTGTTCACCTTTGGAGCCAGAGTTGGATTCTACCAAGGGGACATTACTCTTCTTATGGATGACATGAAGACTCTTAAACCCACCTTCTTCCCTGTTGTGCCTCGTATTCTCAATCGTATCTATGATAAG ATCCTGGGCTCTGTGACCTCTCCATTTGGACGGGCCTTGCTTCACTTTGCTGTAAGGAGAAAGCAGGCAGAGCTTCGCAGTGGGATTATGCGGAACAACAGTCTGTGGGACAAACTGGTGTTCAACAAGATTCAG GCCAGTTTAGGGGGCAACCTGAGGTTTGCCTTGACTGCATCAGCACCCATCTCCTCCACAGTGCTGTCCTTCCTCAGAGCCACTTTGGGCTGTTTAATATTTGAAGGTTATGGACAGACGGAGTGCACTGGAGGCTGCACTTTCTCTTTGCCGGGTGATGCCAGCACAG GTCATGTTGGTGCTCCTTTACCCTGTGCTATGGTGAGGCTGGAAGACATACCAGATATGAACTACTTTGCTAAGAACAGACAGGGAGAG ATTTGTGTCCGTGGGCCCAGTGTGTTCAAAGGCTATTTGAAAGACCCAGAGAAGACAGCTGAGGCCTTGGACAGCGATGGCTGGCTGCACACTGGGGATGTGGGCCAATGGCTTCCA AATGGCACACTGCGCATCATCGACAGAAAGAAGAACATCTTCAAGTTGTCCCAGGGAGAGTACATCGCTCCAGAGAAGATAGAAAATATCTATGTGCGTTCTGTTCCTGTGTTCCAGGTGTTTGTGCATGGAGACAGTTTACAG TCTTATCTCATAGGGATAGTTGTGCCTGACCGAGAAGTGTTTGTTGACTGGGCTAAAGAACAAGGTTTTGTTGGGTCCTACCAGGAGCTGTGCCAAAATCCT GATGTAAAGAATGCAGTGTTAGAAGACATGAGAGCTGTGGGGAAAGAAGCAGGACTGAAGTCCTTTGAACAG GTAAAGGACCTATATTTGCACCCAGATATGTTCAGTGTTGCCAACGGCCTTCTCACGCCGACGCTGAAAAGCAGACGTACCGACATCCAGAAAGTCTTTCAGCAACAGCTATCTAGCATGTACAACAAGACGGCATCTTAA
- the prkg1l gene encoding cGMP-dependent protein kinase 1, protein MGTLRDLQFALQLKIEELRQRDTLIDELELELDTKDELIRRLQEELDRYRTTVSLPGPSAVSAAASAQIEDKLRAKRQTVISEPFSPDPVTLAMVSHKSCDKSQESWRLIKAAFLKNDLLKKLNEEEARGIAACMYRTTINQGCFVFQEGTIGDRAYVLEEGRLDVTKDGQKMLRVEPEDMFGELALLYDCTNTYSVSAQTDSKLWVIDRKSYQTVLMQCGLSRRAHSVELLRSLSFLQSLPEDVIMKMSDHMKEAKYTDGNYIIRQGDTGDTFYIISKGQVTVTEKQPGHEEQVVLSELCERQWFGEKALCGDDIRTMNVIAIGEVTCLIIDRETFNDITDGLVTGSCHKVQRSHATKVKPNEDPALLASSTLSDFQIIHTLEVGEFGHIDLVQLKSNIKHIFAMRVLKKKLILKHSEREHIRREGRILIEAYNPFIVRLHKVFGDVEHLYFLTEACSGGDLSDLLKDKGNLDECTTRFYTACVVEALAFLHYQGVIYRDVKPENVVLDEHGYAKLIGSRCMKRVEVGKRTWTFCGTVGYMAPEIILNKGHSISADLWSLGVFVFELLSGRLPFDDADQMKILTTTIHGIDQIKFPEIISKDACALINKLCRSNPLERLGSRKNGVMDIQKHEWFEGFSWDGLCKKTLTPPVIPKVQHPLESSACAFYSESSVKQCMNWDDF, encoded by the exons ATGGGTACACTTCGAGACCTGCAGTTTGCCCTGCAACTAAAGATTGAGGAGCTCCGCCAGAGGGACACACTAATAGATGAATTAGAGCTGGAGTTAGATACAAAGGATGAACTAATTCGAAGACTACAAGAAGAATTGGATCGCTACAGAACCACTGTGTCCCTCCCAGGACCCTCTGCAGTCAGTGCAG CTGCTTCGGCTCAAATCGAGGACAAACTGCGAGCTAAAAGGCAGACAGTCATTTCAGAGCCTTTCAGTCCGGACCCTGTGACTCTCGCCATGGTTTCACACAAAAGCTGTGACAAAAGCCAGGA ATCTTGGAGGCTGATCAAGGCAgcatttttgaaaaatgacttgTTGAAGAAACTTAATGAAGAAGAAGCGAGAGGCATCGCCGCCTGTATGTATCGCACCACCATCAATCAAGGCTGCTTTGTCTTTCAAGAGGGAACCATCGGGGATCGGGCTTATGTTTTAGAAG AAGGGAGGCTAGACGTGAcaaaagatggacagaagatGCTCAGAGTTGAGCCAGAAGACATGTTTGGAGAACTAGCTCTCCTCTACGACTGCACAAACACATATTCTGTCTCAG cacaaacagacaGCAAGCTTTGGGTTATTGACCGCAAAAGCTACCAGACTGTACTTATGCAATGTGGGCTCAGCCGTCGTGCTCATTCAGTGGAGTTACTGAGAAG CCTTTCCTTCCTGCAGTCATTGCCAGAGGATGTTATCATGAAAATGTCTGATCACATGAAAGAG GCTAAGTACACAGATGGCAACTACATAATTCGACAAGGAGACACAGGAGACACTTTTTACATCATTAGCAAAGGCCAG GTGACAGTGACCGAAAAGCAGCCAGGGCATGAAGAGCAAGTAGTCCTGTCTGAGCTCTGTGAAAGGCAGTGGTTTGGAGAAAAAGCTCTGTGTGG agacgACATTCGGACCATGAATGTGATAGCTATTGGTGAAGTGACATGTTTGATAATAGATAGAGA gacTTTCAACGATATTACTGATGGGTTGGTAACTGGCAGCTGTCACAAAGTGCAGAGGAGCCATGCAACCAAAGTCAA GCCAAATGAGGACCCTGCCCTTCTGGCATCTTCCACTTTAAGTGATTTTCAGATTATCCATACCCTGGAAGTTGGGGAGTTTGGTCACATTGACTTG GTGCAATTAAAGAGCAACATCAAGCATATTTTTGCTATGAGGGTTCTGAAAAAGAAGCTAATCCTCAAACACAGTGAGCGTGAGCACATCCGGAGAGAAGGCCGCATCCTAATAGAGGCTTATAATCCCTTCATAGTCAG GTTACATAAAGTCTTTGGAGATGTTGAGCATCTGTACTTTTTGACAGAAGCTTGTTCAGGTGGGGATTTATCTGACCTGTTGAAGGACAA AGGAAATTTAGATGAGTGCACCACCAGGTTCTACACAGCATGTGTTGTCGAAGCTTTGGCTTTCCTTCACTATCAAGGAGTCATTTATAGAGATGTAAAACCTGAAAATGTCGTCCTGGATGAGCATGGTTATGCCAAACTG ATTGGCTCCAGGTGTATGAAAAGGGTCGAGGTGGGTAAGAGGACATGGACATTTTGTGGTACAGTGGGTTACATGGCACCAGAAATCATCTTGAACAAAGGCCACAGTATAAGCGCAGATCTCTGGTCACtgggtgtttttgtgtttgaactTCTGAGTGGTAG GCTACCATTTGATGATGCTGACCAGATGAAAATTCTCACTACAACTATTCATGGCATTGATCAGATCAAATTCCCAGAAATCATCAGCAAAGATGCCTGCGCTCTCATAAATAAACTGTGCAG GAGCAACCCCTTGGAGAGACTGGGCAGTCGGAAAAATGGAGTCATGGATATTCAGAAGCATGA atggtTTGAAGGATTCAGTTGGGACGGGCTttgcaaaaaaacattaacacccCCAGTTATTCCCAAA GTTCAGCATCCCCTGGAAAGCAGCGCATGTGCTTTCTATAGTGAGAGCTCAGTGAAGCAGTGCATGAACTGGGATGATTTCTGA
- the LOC121649293 gene encoding zinc finger protein 205-like, with amino-acid sequence MKEEEEEISIEEKNHQVSSLPAENQTTTSPDGAHDEDGDCPSEGQPVQWISTEDKQHPCDCGKCLRWPCELKEHQCFHTGEKPYTCPICRMSFTWLRSLKRHQRIHTGEKPYTCDQCGKSFTQLGNMKRHQTIHSKETLLPPP; translated from the exons atgaaggaagaagaggaggaaatttCCATTGAGGAGAAAAACCATCAAGTGAGTTCCCTGCCAGCAGAA AATCAAACCACAACAAGTCCAGATGGGGCTCATGATGAGGATGGGGACTGTCCCAGTGAAGGACAGCCGGTTCAATGGATCTCCACTGAGGACAAACAACACCCCTGTGattgtggaaaatgtttgaGGTGGCCGTGTGAACTGAAGGAACATCAATGTTTCCACACCGGAGAAAAGCCGTACACCTGTCCTATTTGTAGGATGAGTTTTACCTGGTTGAGAAGTCTGAAACGTCATCAGCGTATCCACACCGGAGAAAAGCCGTACACCTGTGACCAGTGTGGAAAGAGTTTCACCCAGCTGGGAAATATGAAACGTCATCAGACAATCCACAGTAAAGAAACTCTCCTCCCACCTCCGTGA